A region of the Chryseobacterium cucumeris genome:
GAAGAATTAAGAAGAAAGAAAAAACTGCTTCAGGGTGAAATAAGTGATCTTGAAAATCTTCTGACCTTCAAAAATACAAAAGAAAGCCTGAGTGCATTTACCAATGGTTTAACTGATCAGTATCTTCAGGAAAAGATTGATGAAGACGGTGATGAAAAAGTAGTCCTAAGGAAGGATGTCATTGCCAAACAGCTTACTTCAGAGGTGAAAGACCTTTTGATCAGCAAAAATACAGCTGTAGGAATTGCCAGCTCTGCTTTCAAAGGAGGAAATCTTACAGACGGGCTTGTAAAA
Encoded here:
- a CDS encoding phosphoribosyl-ATP pyrophosphatase; amino-acid sequence: MGRKYESIEELRRKKKLLQGEISDLENLLTFKNTKESLSAFTNGLTDQYLQEKIDEDGDEKVVLRKDVIAKQLTSEVKDLLISKNTAVGIASSAFKGGNLTDGLVKLGVTAIVGNYAKKNMKSSNWKKKLIGAALIYLAPIALKYVRKKIEVYQKNKSVSSMEQLI